The Nocardioides campestrisoli genome includes a window with the following:
- a CDS encoding ABC transporter ATP-binding protein, translated as MIELRDIRFCYPDRRVLDGVDLTIEEGELVLLAGSTGAGKSTLLGVLAGLVPEHTGGTLTGDVLLDGVSILHRPARERAADVGYVGQNPAAWFVTDTVEEELAYGMEQLGLPAATMRRRVEETLDLLGIADLRHRDLRTLSGGEQQRVAIGSVLTMHPRLLVLDEPTSALDPTAAEDVLAIVTRLVQDLGLSVVVAEHRLERVVPFADRMVLLGEDRRVRVDAPEVVMVDSPIAPPLVELGRALGWTPLPLTVRDARRRAREVRPRLADGLASASGTADPPPDARPPDPLMTASGLVVAHGRTPVLRGLDLRLDPGQVTALMGRNGAGKSTLLWALQGRTGRASGQVRVAGRDPHELSGAERRRRTGMVPQTAADLLYLESVGQECADADADAGAPGRCREILDRLAPGIEDQTHPRDLSEGQRLALALAVVLAARPPVLLLDEPTRGLDYPGKRALAVLLRQLAAEGRAVLVATHDVEFVASVADAVVVLADGEVVSEGPTLRVVVESPSFAPQVHKVLGAPWLRVDQVADALAAAGAGR; from the coding sequence GTGATCGAGCTGCGCGACATCAGGTTCTGCTACCCCGACCGCCGGGTGCTCGACGGGGTCGACCTGACCATCGAGGAGGGCGAGCTGGTGCTGCTCGCCGGCTCCACCGGCGCCGGCAAGTCGACCCTGCTCGGCGTGCTCGCCGGGTTGGTGCCCGAGCACACGGGCGGGACGCTGACCGGCGACGTGCTGCTGGACGGGGTCAGCATCCTGCACCGGCCGGCGCGGGAGCGGGCCGCCGACGTCGGGTACGTCGGTCAGAACCCCGCTGCCTGGTTCGTCACCGACACCGTCGAGGAGGAGCTCGCCTACGGCATGGAGCAGCTGGGCCTCCCGGCGGCGACGATGCGCCGACGGGTCGAGGAGACGCTCGACCTGCTGGGCATCGCCGACCTGCGCCACCGCGACCTGCGCACCCTCTCCGGGGGCGAGCAGCAGCGGGTGGCGATCGGGTCGGTGCTCACCATGCACCCGCGGCTGCTGGTGCTCGACGAGCCGACCTCGGCGCTCGACCCGACCGCCGCCGAGGACGTGCTGGCGATCGTCACCCGGTTGGTGCAGGACCTCGGCCTGTCGGTGGTCGTCGCCGAGCACCGGTTGGAGCGGGTGGTGCCGTTCGCGGACCGGATGGTGCTGCTGGGCGAGGACAGACGGGTCCGGGTGGACGCGCCGGAGGTGGTGATGGTCGACTCGCCGATCGCCCCGCCCCTGGTCGAGCTGGGTCGTGCCCTCGGGTGGACCCCGCTGCCGCTGACCGTCCGGGACGCCCGCCGCCGGGCCCGGGAGGTGCGCCCGCGGCTGGCCGACGGCCTGGCGAGCGCGTCCGGGACGGCTGACCCCCCGCCCGACGCGCGACCGCCGGACCCCCTGATGACCGCCTCCGGCCTGGTGGTGGCGCACGGGCGCACGCCGGTGCTGCGCGGCCTGGACCTGCGCCTGGACCCCGGTCAGGTCACCGCGCTGATGGGCCGCAACGGCGCCGGGAAGTCCACGCTGCTGTGGGCGCTCCAGGGGCGGACCGGACGGGCCTCGGGGCAGGTGCGGGTGGCCGGCCGGGACCCGCACGAGCTCAGCGGCGCCGAGCGGCGTCGGCGGACCGGGATGGTGCCGCAGACCGCGGCGGACCTGCTCTACCTGGAGTCCGTGGGCCAGGAGTGCGCGGACGCGGACGCCGACGCGGGCGCCCCGGGCCGGTGCCGGGAGATCCTGGACCGGCTCGCCCCGGGGATCGAGGACCAGACCCACCCGCGCGACCTCTCCGAGGGTCAGCGGCTGGCGCTGGCGCTCGCGGTGGTGCTGGCCGCGCGCCCTCCGGTGCTGCTGCTCGACGAGCCGACGCGTGGGCTGGACTACCCGGGCAAGCGCGCGCTGGCCGTCCTGCTGCGCCAGCTCGCCGCCGAAGGACGTGCGGTGCTGGTCGCCACCCACGACGTCGAGTTCGTCGCGAGTGTCGCCGACGCCGTGGTCGTGCTGGCCGACGGGGAGGTGGTCTCGGAAGGTCCCACCCTGCGGGTGGTGGTGGAGTCGCCCTCGTTCGCGCCGCAGGTGCACAAGGTGCTGGGGGCCCCGTGGCTCCGCGTCGACCAGGTGGCCGACGCCCTCGCCGCGGCCGGAGCGGGCCGGTGA
- a CDS encoding ECF transporter S component, which produces MSRLGRPAGPGQPGQGGADLPAPGTPAVRIGVRSAAVLVLVSVVGLMMLAWPFLLDVPDGARVDPPFLFLALLPLLLVMVLAEMTEGGMDARVLAVLGLLAAINGVIRGLGAGVAGLELVFFLLILAGRVFGPAFGFILGATSLFVSALFTAGVGPWLPFQMLVSGWVGMGAGLLPRRVTGRAEIVMLAVYGILAAYLFGAAMNMWGWPFLLGVAVPGYEATDLSFVAGAPVLENLQRFGLYTLVTSTGGWDTGRALTNALAIALLGPSVLATLRRVARRAVVVRVSAPA; this is translated from the coding sequence GTGAGCCGCCTCGGCCGGCCGGCCGGACCCGGTCAGCCCGGGCAGGGCGGTGCGGACCTGCCGGCGCCGGGCACGCCGGCGGTCCGGATCGGCGTACGCAGCGCGGCGGTGCTGGTGCTGGTCTCCGTCGTCGGCCTGATGATGCTGGCCTGGCCGTTCCTGCTCGACGTGCCGGACGGCGCGCGGGTCGACCCGCCGTTCCTCTTCCTGGCCCTGCTCCCGCTGCTGCTGGTGATGGTCCTGGCCGAGATGACCGAGGGCGGGATGGACGCCCGCGTGCTGGCGGTGCTGGGGCTGCTGGCGGCGATCAACGGGGTGATCCGCGGCCTGGGTGCCGGGGTCGCCGGGCTCGAGCTGGTCTTCTTCCTGCTGATCCTCGCGGGTCGGGTCTTCGGGCCGGCCTTCGGCTTCATCCTCGGGGCGACCTCGCTCTTCGTCTCCGCGCTCTTCACCGCCGGCGTGGGTCCGTGGCTGCCGTTCCAGATGCTGGTCTCCGGCTGGGTGGGGATGGGCGCGGGGCTGCTGCCGCGCCGGGTGACCGGCCGGGCGGAGATCGTCATGCTGGCGGTCTACGGGATCCTGGCGGCGTACCTCTTCGGCGCCGCGATGAACATGTGGGGCTGGCCGTTCCTGCTCGGGGTGGCGGTGCCCGGGTACGAGGCCACCGACCTGTCCTTCGTCGCCGGGGCGCCGGTGCTGGAGAACCTGCAGCGGTTCGGCCTCTACACGCTGGTGACCTCCACCGGCGGCTGGGACACCGGCCGGGCGCTGACCAACGCGCTGGCCATCGCGCTGCTCGGCCCGTCGGTCCTCGCCACCCTGCGCCGGGTCGCCCGGCGGGCGGTCGTGGTCCGGGTCAGCGCTCCAGCGTGA
- a CDS encoding PQQ-dependent sugar dehydrogenase, whose translation MPESLRRAALVTSLTICLVLAGCGTDEPDASTPESPASSSPSPSAGQSPSASPSAPEQTASGPARPQVAGTVASGLEVPWGLAFLPDGSAVVTERDSARVLRLTGEGEEWKVTEVGRIEAAAPEVEGGLLGVAASPDFDSDRTLFFYVTAADDNRIVRAELDGDRLGEPEPVLTGIPRGMIHDGGRLLFGPDGYLYASTGEIGERELAQDRESLAGKILRITPDGRPAPGNPDPDSSVWSWGHRNVQGLATDDRDRLWASEFGDSTWDELNLVRKGRNYGWPRIEGRSADNPGVSADGLTDPLAVWSTDEASPSGLAYAEGSLWLGALRGTRLWQVPVTDDGLGRPRGHFVGDYGRLRSIAAAPDGSLWMTTSNRDGRGTPSDEDDRILRVTLER comes from the coding sequence GTGCCCGAGTCCCTGCGTCGTGCCGCCCTCGTCACGAGCCTGACGATCTGCCTCGTGCTGGCCGGCTGCGGAACCGACGAGCCGGACGCCTCGACCCCCGAGTCCCCCGCGTCGTCCTCACCCAGCCCTTCGGCGGGCCAGTCCCCCTCGGCCTCTCCGTCCGCGCCCGAGCAGACGGCCTCGGGACCCGCCCGGCCGCAGGTCGCCGGCACGGTGGCCTCAGGGCTGGAGGTCCCGTGGGGCCTGGCCTTCCTGCCCGACGGGTCGGCGGTGGTGACCGAGCGCGACAGCGCCCGGGTGCTCCGGCTGACCGGGGAGGGCGAGGAGTGGAAGGTCACCGAGGTCGGTCGGATCGAGGCCGCCGCCCCGGAGGTCGAGGGCGGCCTCCTCGGGGTCGCCGCCTCCCCGGACTTCGACTCCGACCGGACGCTCTTCTTCTACGTCACCGCCGCCGACGACAACCGGATCGTCCGGGCCGAGCTCGACGGGGACCGGCTGGGCGAGCCCGAGCCGGTGCTCACCGGGATCCCCCGCGGCATGATCCACGACGGCGGGCGCCTGCTCTTCGGTCCCGACGGCTACCTCTACGCCTCCACCGGCGAGATCGGTGAGCGCGAGCTGGCCCAGGACCGGGAGTCACTGGCCGGCAAGATCCTGCGGATCACCCCCGACGGGCGGCCGGCACCGGGCAACCCGGACCCCGACTCCTCCGTCTGGTCCTGGGGGCACCGCAACGTCCAGGGCCTCGCGACCGACGACCGGGACCGGCTGTGGGCCAGCGAGTTCGGCGACAGCACCTGGGACGAGCTCAACCTGGTCCGCAAGGGACGCAACTACGGGTGGCCGCGGATCGAGGGACGCTCCGCGGACAACCCCGGCGTCTCCGCGGACGGTCTCACCGACCCGCTCGCCGTCTGGAGCACCGACGAGGCCTCGCCCTCGGGCCTGGCGTACGCCGAGGGCTCCCTGTGGCTGGGCGCGCTGCGCGGCACCCGGCTCTGGCAGGTGCCGGTGACCGACGACGGCCTCGGTCGCCCGCGCGGGCACTTCGTCGGCGACTACGGCCGGCTGCGCTCGATCGCCGCGGCTCCGGACGGCTCGCTGTGGATGACCACCTCGAACCGCGACGGCCGCGGCACGCCGAGCGACGAGGACGACCGGATCCTGCGGGTCACGCTGGAGCGCTGA
- a CDS encoding EamA family transporter → MTRAVWLVLAGIASVQLGAAVAKDLFDRVDPTALVWLRLVASAVLLLALARPRLRGRSRGDWQVVAGFALTLAVMNWAFYQSFARLPLGVAVTIELIGPLAVALAGSRRVRDLLWVLLAGIGVTALGWERTALDPVGVAYAVLAGTGWACYILLSAQTGRRWPGLDGLSVASAGGALMLAPFALAADLHGLLDPQVLALGALIGLLSSVIPYSFELIALRSLRPSVFGILMSVEPAAAALAALLVLGESLSVLQWTAIGCVVAASAGATLFTQTSHDRDTTVLPAA, encoded by the coding sequence GTGACCCGCGCCGTCTGGCTGGTGCTGGCCGGCATCGCCTCGGTCCAGCTCGGCGCGGCCGTCGCCAAGGACCTCTTCGACCGGGTGGACCCGACCGCACTGGTCTGGCTCCGCCTGGTCGCCAGCGCCGTGCTGCTGCTCGCCCTCGCCCGCCCCCGGCTGCGCGGTCGCAGCCGTGGGGACTGGCAGGTGGTCGCCGGCTTCGCGCTGACCCTGGCGGTGATGAACTGGGCGTTCTACCAGTCCTTCGCCCGCCTGCCGCTGGGCGTCGCGGTGACGATCGAGCTGATCGGCCCGCTGGCCGTCGCGCTGGCCGGGTCGCGCCGGGTCCGCGACCTGCTGTGGGTGCTGCTGGCCGGGATCGGGGTCACCGCCCTGGGCTGGGAGCGGACCGCGCTCGACCCGGTGGGGGTCGCGTACGCCGTCCTCGCCGGGACCGGGTGGGCCTGCTACATCCTGCTCAGCGCCCAGACGGGCCGGCGGTGGCCGGGCCTCGACGGCCTCTCGGTCGCCAGCGCCGGGGGCGCGCTGATGCTGGCGCCGTTCGCCCTCGCCGCGGACCTGCACGGCCTGCTGGACCCGCAGGTGCTGGCGCTCGGCGCGCTGATCGGCCTGCTCAGCTCGGTCATCCCGTACAGCTTCGAGCTGATCGCCCTGCGCAGCCTGCGCCCCTCGGTCTTCGGCATCCTGATGAGCGTCGAGCCGGCTGCCGCGGCGCTGGCCGCGCTCCTGGTGCTCGGTGAGAGCCTGAGCGTGCTCCAGTGGACGGCGATCGGCTGCGTGGTCGCCGCGAGCGCCGGGGCCACCCTGTTCACACAGACGTCACACGACCGAGACACCACGGTCCTCCCGGCTGCCTAG
- a CDS encoding PadR family transcriptional regulator: MTSYALLGLLTFGDELTGYELKQRADSTLRFYWQSPAMSQVYSELARLTSHGLLRKQREQRGTTYALTPQGRETLERWMREAPVGFPVFKHPQALHLMIGHLTDTTTLVAMLEDYLEQVTAAHADLTEVRRSLAVADGVGEVFHYPSLVADWGLAHFDSELEIARKTMARLSAEDPAAAGATGSDAPAVTSRPGESSEPAVTSEPAVTSEPGA; this comes from the coding sequence ATGACGTCGTACGCCCTGCTGGGCCTGCTGACGTTCGGCGACGAGCTCACCGGCTACGAGCTCAAGCAGCGCGCCGACAGCACGCTCCGCTTCTACTGGCAGTCGCCGGCGATGAGCCAGGTCTACTCCGAGCTGGCCCGCCTGACCTCGCACGGGCTGCTGCGCAAGCAGCGCGAGCAGCGCGGCACGACGTACGCCCTGACCCCCCAGGGGCGCGAGACCCTGGAGCGCTGGATGCGGGAGGCGCCCGTGGGCTTCCCGGTCTTCAAGCACCCGCAGGCGCTGCACCTGATGATCGGGCACCTCACCGACACCACGACCCTGGTCGCCATGCTGGAGGACTACCTTGAGCAGGTGACCGCCGCCCACGCCGACCTCACCGAGGTCCGCCGCTCGCTGGCGGTCGCCGACGGCGTGGGCGAGGTCTTCCACTACCCCTCCCTGGTCGCCGACTGGGGCCTGGCCCACTTCGACTCCGAGCTGGAGATCGCCCGCAAGACGATGGCCCGGCTCAGCGCCGAGGACCCCGCCGCGGCCGGGGCGACGGGATCGGATGCGCCCGCGGTGACGAGCCGGCCCGGGGAGAGCAGCGAGCCCGCGGTGACCAGCGAGCCCGCGGTGACCAGCGAGCCCGGGGCGTGA
- a CDS encoding ATP-binding cassette domain-containing protein, translating to MERHLNSRPTSSGPAVEALDLVKHFDDTVAVDGVSFSVPAGSVLGLLGPNGAGKTTTVRMMTTLTTPTRGTARVAGHDVVQDPAGVRRSMGLTGQTATVDELLTGQENLRLVGQLYGLDRATVRRVSADLLERFSLTDAGKRVVKTYSGGMRRRLDLAVSLVATPPVLFLDEPTTGLDPRSRVELWEVLRELVRDGTTLLLTTQYLEEADQLADNIVVIDHGRIIAEGTPLQLKDASGQAALVVTVSRAEDLGRAHELMSRVVDQVHLDEPGRRLTAPAQGLGDITEVAAVFATSGIDLDDLGLQRPSLDDVFLHLTGRRAEEESPDDGDADSRLEGVSA from the coding sequence ATGGAGAGACACCTGAACAGCCGACCCACGTCCAGCGGTCCGGCGGTCGAGGCGCTCGACCTCGTCAAGCACTTCGACGACACGGTCGCCGTCGACGGCGTGAGCTTCTCGGTGCCGGCCGGCAGCGTCCTGGGCCTGCTCGGGCCCAACGGCGCGGGAAAGACCACCACGGTGCGGATGATGACGACGCTGACCACGCCCACCCGGGGGACGGCCCGCGTGGCCGGCCACGACGTGGTGCAGGACCCGGCCGGCGTACGCCGCTCGATGGGGCTGACCGGCCAGACCGCCACCGTCGACGAGCTGCTCACCGGGCAGGAGAACCTGCGCCTGGTCGGCCAGCTCTACGGGCTGGACCGGGCCACCGTCAGACGGGTCTCCGCCGACCTGCTGGAGCGGTTCTCGCTGACCGACGCCGGCAAGCGGGTGGTCAAGACCTACTCGGGCGGCATGCGGCGCCGCCTCGACCTGGCGGTCAGCCTGGTGGCGACCCCGCCGGTGCTCTTCCTCGACGAGCCGACGACGGGCCTGGACCCGCGCAGCCGCGTCGAGCTGTGGGAGGTGCTGCGCGAGCTGGTCCGCGACGGCACCACGCTGCTGCTCACCACGCAGTACCTGGAGGAGGCCGACCAGCTCGCCGACAACATCGTGGTGATCGACCACGGCCGGATCATCGCCGAGGGGACCCCGCTGCAGCTCAAGGACGCCTCGGGGCAGGCCGCGCTGGTGGTCACGGTCTCCCGCGCCGAGGACCTGGGCCGCGCCCACGAGCTGATGAGCCGGGTGGTCGACCAGGTGCACCTGGACGAGCCGGGACGACGACTGACCGCGCCCGCCCAGGGGCTGGGCGACATCACCGAGGTGGCCGCGGTCTTCGCCACCAGCGGCATCGACCTCGACGACCTCGGACTGCAGCGCCCCAGCCTCGACGACGTCTTCCTGCACCTGACCGGTCGACGCGCCGAGGAGGAGTCGCCCGACGACGGCGACGCCGACTCCCGGCTGGAAGGAGTCTCCGCATGA
- a CDS encoding ABC transporter permease, whose translation MSAETVRAVDQQKLERPQIRRTSLLQQSLAITRRNLIHIKRMPEMLMDVTVQPVMFVLLFAYVFGGAIAVQGAAAGYREWLLAGIMGQTIAFASFIVAVGLTADIDKGIVDRMRSLPIHPSAVLVGRSFSSLIHSGIGVAVMSLTGLIVGWRIRGSFLDAVLAYALLLLWGFAMIWLGILVGSSLRSVEAVNGVMFTTIFPLTFLSNAFAPTDQMGTFLRTIAEWNPISSLVQAVRELWGNTGPAPADAALPLQYPVISTVIWTLLLTAVLAPLSLRAFRHRTQD comes from the coding sequence ATGAGCGCCGAGACCGTGCGGGCCGTCGACCAGCAGAAGCTGGAGCGGCCCCAGATCCGCCGTACCTCGCTGCTCCAGCAGTCGCTGGCGATCACCCGGCGCAACCTCATCCACATCAAGCGGATGCCCGAGATGCTGATGGACGTCACCGTGCAGCCGGTGATGTTCGTGCTGCTCTTCGCCTACGTGTTCGGCGGGGCGATCGCGGTCCAGGGCGCCGCGGCGGGCTACCGGGAGTGGCTGCTGGCGGGGATCATGGGGCAGACGATTGCGTTCGCCTCGTTCATCGTCGCCGTCGGGCTCACGGCGGACATCGACAAGGGCATCGTCGACCGGATGCGGTCGCTGCCGATCCATCCCTCGGCGGTGCTGGTGGGACGCAGCTTCTCCAGCCTGATCCACTCGGGCATCGGCGTCGCGGTGATGTCGCTGACCGGGCTGATCGTCGGCTGGCGGATCCGCGGGTCCTTCCTGGACGCGGTGCTGGCCTACGCGCTGCTGCTGCTGTGGGGCTTCGCGATGATCTGGCTGGGCATCCTGGTCGGCTCGTCCCTGCGCTCGGTGGAGGCGGTCAACGGCGTCATGTTCACCACGATCTTCCCGCTGACGTTCCTGTCGAACGCCTTCGCGCCGACCGACCAGATGGGCACCTTCCTGCGCACGATCGCGGAGTGGAACCCGATCTCCTCCCTGGTGCAAGCCGTGCGCGAGCTGTGGGGCAACACCGGCCCGGCACCCGCCGACGCCGCGCTGCCGCTGCAGTACCCGGTGATCTCGACGGTGATCTGGACGCTGCTGCTCACCGCCGTCCTGGCCCCGCTCTCGCTGCGGGCGTTCCGCCACCGGACCCAGGACTGA
- a CDS encoding WD40/YVTN/BNR-like repeat-containing protein, protein MTTTLLMVGTRKGLWLGHSTDARQTWSWTGPHFPMEDVYSVLLDQRGERPRLLAGCSSSWLGPQVRWSDDLGETWHETPNGAVRFPEGAGATVARVWQLVPGVEDGVVWAGTEPGAVFRSEDRGEHFELVRGLWDHPHREEWDEGFGGQAFHTILPHPQDPARVLAAISTGGVYRTEDGGATWQASNSGVKAEFMPGERFFPEFGQCVHKVARDPVDPERLFLQNHGGVYRSDDGGGTWQDIAPGLPTEFGFAMVTHPRKPSTAYSFPISQAWERWPVDGRARVARTTDGGQSWALLGDGSLPDSFYTAVMRDAMCTDDHDPVGIYFGGRNGAVWGSTDEGATWSQVHADLPDVMVVRAATLP, encoded by the coding sequence ATGACCACGACCCTGCTGATGGTGGGCACCCGCAAGGGCCTGTGGCTCGGGCACTCGACCGACGCCCGGCAGACCTGGTCCTGGACCGGGCCGCACTTCCCGATGGAGGACGTCTACTCGGTCCTGCTGGACCAGCGCGGGGAGCGCCCTCGGCTGCTCGCCGGCTGCTCCTCGAGCTGGCTCGGCCCGCAGGTGCGGTGGAGCGACGACCTCGGCGAGACCTGGCACGAGACCCCCAACGGAGCCGTCCGGTTCCCCGAGGGGGCCGGTGCGACGGTGGCCCGGGTCTGGCAGCTGGTGCCGGGCGTCGAGGACGGCGTGGTCTGGGCGGGGACGGAGCCCGGCGCCGTCTTCCGCTCCGAGGACCGCGGCGAGCACTTCGAGCTCGTCCGGGGCCTGTGGGACCACCCGCACCGCGAGGAGTGGGACGAGGGGTTCGGCGGCCAGGCGTTCCACACGATCCTGCCGCACCCCCAGGACCCCGCCCGGGTGCTGGCCGCGATCTCCACCGGCGGCGTCTACCGGACCGAGGACGGCGGCGCGACCTGGCAGGCCTCGAACAGCGGGGTGAAGGCGGAGTTCATGCCCGGTGAGCGCTTCTTCCCCGAGTTCGGGCAGTGCGTGCACAAGGTGGCCCGCGACCCGGTCGACCCCGAGCGGCTCTTCCTGCAGAACCACGGCGGGGTCTACCGCTCCGACGACGGCGGCGGCACCTGGCAGGACATCGCTCCCGGACTGCCCACCGAGTTCGGCTTCGCGATGGTCACCCACCCGCGGAAGCCGTCGACGGCGTACTCCTTCCCGATCTCCCAGGCGTGGGAGCGGTGGCCGGTCGACGGGCGCGCCCGGGTCGCCCGGACCACCGACGGCGGGCAGAGCTGGGCGCTGCTCGGGGACGGGTCGCTGCCGGACTCCTTCTACACCGCGGTGATGCGCGACGCGATGTGCACCGACGACCACGACCCGGTCGGGATCTACTTCGGCGGCCGCAACGGTGCGGTCTGGGGCTCGACGGACGAGGGTGCCACCTGGTCGCAGGTGCACGCCGACCTGCCGGACGTGATGGTGGTCCGGGCGGCCACGCTGCCCTGA
- a CDS encoding PLD nuclease N-terminal domain-containing protein — translation MAKKSWSDLSPTQRKVVVVAGVVETVLSAWALRDLKRRPAAAVRGPKALWLPALAVQPVGPIAYLTVGRRKDA, via the coding sequence ATGGCGAAGAAGTCCTGGTCCGACCTGAGTCCCACCCAGCGCAAGGTCGTCGTCGTCGCCGGCGTCGTCGAGACCGTGCTGAGCGCGTGGGCACTGCGCGACCTCAAGCGCCGACCCGCCGCCGCGGTCCGCGGGCCGAAGGCGCTCTGGCTGCCGGCGCTGGCGGTCCAGCCGGTCGGGCCGATCGCCTACCTCACCGTGGGCCGGCGCAAGGACGCCTGA
- a CDS encoding alpha/beta hydrolase, with translation MMESELELPGHAGTVFCRRWAGADPSYVVLLVHGYGEHTGRYRHVAERLVADGAVVYAPDHVGHGRSEGERVLVTDLERVCDDLRLLEQRARAEQPGLPVVLVGHSMGGLIAARYAQRYQHGLAAVVLSAPVLGRWEAVEQLLALEEIPDAPIDPSTLSRDAGVGEAYEADELVWHGPFKRPTLEALQQAMATVNDGGPVAVPILWLHGEDDQLVPIGPSREGFTSLGGARAAHKTYPGARHEILNETNRDEVLDDVLTFLHHCL, from the coding sequence ATGATGGAGAGCGAGCTCGAGCTGCCCGGCCACGCCGGCACCGTCTTCTGCCGCCGCTGGGCCGGGGCCGACCCCTCGTACGTCGTGCTGCTGGTGCACGGCTACGGCGAGCACACCGGGCGCTACCGGCACGTCGCGGAGCGGCTGGTCGCCGACGGCGCGGTCGTGTACGCCCCCGACCACGTCGGTCACGGACGTAGCGAGGGGGAGCGGGTGCTGGTGACCGATCTCGAGCGGGTCTGCGACGACCTGCGGCTGCTCGAGCAGCGTGCCCGTGCCGAGCAGCCCGGCCTGCCCGTGGTCCTGGTCGGCCACTCGATGGGTGGGCTGATCGCGGCCCGCTACGCCCAGCGGTACCAGCACGGGCTGGCGGCCGTCGTCCTCTCCGCGCCGGTGCTCGGGCGCTGGGAGGCGGTGGAGCAGCTGCTCGCGCTCGAGGAGATCCCGGACGCGCCGATCGATCCGAGCACGCTCAGCCGGGACGCCGGAGTGGGGGAGGCGTACGAGGCCGACGAGCTGGTCTGGCACGGCCCGTTCAAGCGGCCGACGCTGGAGGCGCTGCAGCAGGCGATGGCGACGGTGAACGACGGCGGACCGGTCGCCGTGCCGATCCTGTGGCTGCACGGGGAGGACGACCAGCTGGTGCCGATCGGCCCCTCGCGCGAGGGGTTCACCTCGCTCGGCGGGGCCCGGGCGGCCCACAAGACCTATCCGGGCGCGCGGCACGAGATCCTCAACGAGACCAACCGCGACGAGGTGCTGGACGACGTGCTGACCTTCCTCCACCACTGCCTCTGA